Part of the Woronichinia naegeliana WA131 genome, GGCAACCGTGCTTTTTTCTCGTTAAAAACTTCTTCGATCGCATTCAAAGCGGCTTTAATTTGTAAAACATCCTGACAGGTTTCCACTAATAATAAATCTACGCTACCATCGTAAAGACCCTGTACCTGTTCAATATAGGAATTTTTGAGGGTGTCGTAATCAATATGTCCCAGAGTGGGCAATTTTGTTCCTGGCCCCATAGAACCTGCCACAAACCTTGGTTTTTCAGGGGTTGAAAATTCCTGAGCTACACTTTTTGCTAACTCTGCCGCCGTTTTATTGAGGTAGTACGCCTTGTCCGCTAGATCGTATTCGCCTAAAACAATGGAAGTTCCGCCAAAGGTATCGGTTTCAATCACATCCGCCCCTGCTTCAAAAAAGGCTCGATGCACCGTTGCCACCGCTTCAGGCTTAGTGTGTACCAAGTATTCATTGCAGCCCTCATACTCTGCCCCGCCAAAATCGGCTGCTGTCAAGTTTTGGACTTGCAGGTTGGTTCCCATAGCCCCATCAAAAACCAATACGGGACGGTTAGGACTATTCAGGCGATCAAGGAAGGCACTTTTCATGGCGATTCAGGAGATCAATTTGGGTTATGGGCTATTATAGAGGATGTTATCGAGGTATGACTAAGACAAGGCTTTATTTCTCCAAACTCTATAATTAAATTTACGACATAATACTACCTCAGAACAGCAATTCCAAATTCAGAATGTAGTCCAAGATACAAAAGCCTTGAAGTGCTTACGGTCAAGGGGTTTTGTATCAATATGTGGAATCAGCGTAATGCTCTATTTAGTGATTGATCAAGTTTGTTTGCAGGTTGCTGACTCTCCAAGAGGCTAAGATTCGAGGAGGAAGTACGAAAAACGTCAGAAATCAGCGAAATCTCTTTTAACGCATAAAAGCGAGATAACGTCTGTATCTTATGTTACTGTTTGAATTTGGAATTGCTGATTGATGACACAGGGCGAACGCATCTAAAAATGATACAGATACAAGAACATTATAGAGGGATGGATAAGGGAAAATAAGGGAAAGTGCATAGAAAACAAAAGCGATGAAACTCCGACCCAAATATAGACTGGTAGAACACTTTGCCGAAATAGATGACCCTCGCATCGAACGAACAAAACGGCATAAACTCATTGATATTCTAACGATTGCCATCTTAGCCGTCATTTGTGGAGCAGAAGGTTGGGTAGCCATGGAAAGTTTCGGCAAGGCTAAACATCAATCTGACTTTTCCCGTTAAGTCCAAAATCCAGCAATGCAAACTTCTAGAGGCTTTATCTGGCAAGGGTTTGAGTAATGATTCTCTTGACAGGAAAAAAATATTCTGAAGCCATCATCCCGCTTATCGTTCAAATTTCAAAAACAAAGGATGAAGGGAGTATGAGACTGTAAAATGGAGAAAATCTTAAAGGGCAGGTCAAAAAATGTTGGAATGGTGGACAAAAAACTTTGCCAGTTGTGAATTGGGAGACGAGAGGCTAAACAATCGTGCCTTCTCGATTGGGAAAAAGTTAAGTGAGGGGTTTGGAAAAGCCTTATCAGAAGTGTTTAAGGGAGGAAACGAGTTAAAGAGGGCCTATGAATTTTTGGGAATCCGAAAACAGACTTTGTCAAGATAATAGAGCCGCACTGTGAAATGACAACTGCCGCCGTAGAAGAATATAAGATAATGCTATCAGTCGGAGATACGACCTTCTTAGATTATCGCAATATCAAGGAAAAAAGGGAAGGGTATGGGCCGACTGGAAAAGGAGGGAATGGATTAATACTGCATAGTGCTTTAGCAATTGAGCCAGAAAAAGGACAAGTATTAGGTTTATTATGGCAAAAACTGTGGAATAGGGAGGTAAAAGAAAAGCCCCCAACAGATGAAACGGCGAAGCAGAAAAAAGAAAGACAGAAAGAACAAAGAAAAGCAGCTCGTCAAAGACCATTTGAGGAAAAAGAATCCTACAAATGGGTAGAGGCTCTAAACACCTGTGAGAAACAGGTAGAAAGTTCAACGAGGGTAATTCATGTATTTGACAGAGAAGGAGATGTTTCAGAAGTCTTTGACTCAGTGCGTCAACTCAAGCATACAGGAGTGCTGGTCAGAGCGTCTCATAATCGTAGTTTAGACAAAAATAGTGAACGACTTTGGCAACATTTGGAATCAGAACCGATTCGTTTTCATCAAGAAATCGAGATTCCGAGTACAGGAAAAAGAAAAGCACGGAAGGTTAAGCTTGCCGTCCGATTTTGCTCAGTTAATCTACGAACTCCCTATCGTTTTGATAATCGTGACCCGTTGAATGTCTATGCTGTTTATGCGACAGAAATCGATTGTCCCGAAGGCGAAACTCCTTTATCTTGGATGCTTCTGACTACAGAAGTTGTTGAGACTATTGAGATGGCTGTCACTATTCTTCGTTGGTACACCTACCGATGGCGGGTTGAAGAATTTCATAAAGTCCTTAAGTCTGGTTGTCAGAGTGAGCGTTATCGACTTGCCTCTGATGGAATGAAAACTCTTTTGGGTTTTTTAAGTGTCATTGCTGTTGAACTTTTACACGTTACTTATCTTCATCGTACCCAGCCCGATGCTCTCGCGATTGAAATTCTTAATCCTCTTCAACTTCAGGTGTTAAAAGCAGCCGCCTCTCAAAAACTTCCCCCTATTTTGACTGTTGCTTGGGCTGTCGAGTCTGTTGCTTTTCTTGGTGGTTATCTTGAACATCGTCGTAAAACTCCTCTCGGTATCCAAGTCCTTTGGCGCGGTTGGTTGAAGTTGCATGACCTTTGCCAAGGCTGGCAGCTTGCAATCCGCACTTAACGGGAAAAGTCAGAAACATCAATGGCTAAAAAAAATTTTGGAATTGCCGAATGGCATCCCCTCCGACGATACGTTTGCGCGTGTATTTGCTAGTCTGAATCCAGAGCAATTTCAAGACTGTTTTCTGCATTGGGTCAAAAGTATAGCGGAGGTAAGTGAAGGAGAAGTGATAGCGATTGACGGCAAAACCCTTCGCCACTCCTATGACAATGCCAACGGAAAGGGCGCAATTCAGATGGTAAGTGCATGGGCAACAGCAAATCGTCTAGTACTAGGACAGTGCAAGGTGGAAAGCAAATCGAATGAAATCACGGCGATTCCTAAACTCCTGAAAATGCTAGAGGTCAAAGGTTGTATCGTAACGATTGATGCCATGGGAACTCAGACAAAGATTGCCCAACAGATAGTAGGGCGAGGGGGAGATTATGTTTTGGCATTGAAAGGCAATCAAGGTAATTTATGTGAGGATGTTGAACAATTATTTGCTCATGCTCAATCGGTTAATTTTGTGGGAATTAAGCATGATTTTCATCAAACAATAGACAAGGGACATGGACGGATTGAAATTCGCCGTTGCTGGACGATGGAACAAACAGAATTTTTGCTGGGTGGGGAGAAATGGGCAAAGTTGACGAGCATCTGTATGATTAAAGCGGAGAGACGATTGAAAGACAAAACAGAGTATGAGACTCGCTACTATATCAGTAGCC contains:
- a CDS encoding transposase, with the translated sequence MLEWWTKNFASCELGDERLNNRAFSIGKKLSEGFGKALSEVFKGGNELKRAYEFLGIRKQTLSR
- a CDS encoding IS4 family transposase → MTTAAVEEYKIMLSVGDTTFLDYRNIKEKREGYGPTGKGGNGLILHSALAIEPEKGQVLGLLWQKLWNREVKEKPPTDETAKQKKERQKEQRKAARQRPFEEKESYKWVEALNTCEKQVESSTRVIHVFDREGDVSEVFDSVRQLKHTGVLVRASHNRSLDKNSERLWQHLESEPIRFHQEIEIPSTGKRKARKVKLAVRFCSVNLRTPYRFDNRDPLNVYAVYATEIDCPEGETPLSWMLLTTEVVETIEMAVTILRWYTYRWRVEEFHKVLKSGCQSERYRLASDGMKTLLGFLSVIAVELLHVTYLHRTQPDALAIEILNPLQLQVLKAAASQKLPPILTVAWAVESVAFLGGYLEHRRKTPLGIQVLWRGWLKLHDLCQGWQLAIRT